TTAAGCAACTAAATTAAAATCTCAGAATCAATAATAAAATCCTAAATGGGATGCATAACATTATTTATAAGTTTTTGTGCAGAACATGTCAAAGTACAGAGTGGTATTTTAAaagcaattaaaaatatatgctatatattttttcttaataAAACAAAGAATCATATAGTGCAAGTAATTATAAGATGCAtaagtaaatattttaaaatcacGATTGAGCATTTTAAAAGCATGAATGGAAGAAGTAgtttaaatgtgcatttaaattaCAATGAAAGATGCTGTAGTCCTTAATCAGCAGAGTTGTAATGAATGTTTGTACTTAGATCTTTGAAGCAGATAGAAAGTGTTGTGAAATTTAAACTTGAGATCCGTGAATCCCAACTTCAAATGAGTTACTCCTGCCTTCACAATCAATTTCATTAGAAAAATATAACCATATTGCTCTATTGCTTATCGATTTCATTATAATATATCATGGATTTTTCACTTTCTTTCAGTTTTCATAAATCTTTTTTTAAGCTCTGACACCAACATTGGACTGTCTGATCTGTGAAGAAAATGAGACAGAAAATCAAAACAAGATTTGTGGTAAAGaacacagtgaaatcactcactCTGCTAACTTTTGGATTTGAAGCAGTGACCTTTTTACCACAGGCTGACCATCCTAACAGTCTGTGCTAACCATCACCTAGGGGTTAAGGATCTTGCTCAGGGGTCCAAAGAATAAAGTCACTCTGTCTACTTTGGGATTTGAATCAGCAACTTTCCAGGCACAACATCCTAATtttctgagccacacaccaccggTAGATGGACGGTAGATTGGTTTTACATTGCCTTTTTCATTTGTATGAATATGCTATGTGTACTATAGTAGCCTCGTGCCTTCAGCGTTGAGGTATGAATGTCACCTCTGCTTTCTTTGTGTGTAATTTGCATGTCCTCTTTGTGATCTGTGGGTTTCCTTTTTTCAGCTCTCCACTATCCTCCCTCAGTACAAACACATGAGTTAGACCCACTGGTTTCTCAAAATCCCCTGTAGTATGTGCCCTatagtggactggcatcccatccagggtgtaccctataTTATGCCTTCTGCTCAGGGGCATCAGGGGGGCATGGATATCCGGCCAGACTCCGTGGGCCCTTTAAACATGTAAAATTATACTTAAAATTGGGCAGGGTGGCCCAGAATCTCCATCTATGCCCTGCACCTGCTGCCTGGTACAGACTCTATGCACTAATACCCAGACCTGGATAAGCCATTAGACTGGTGTTTGATAATCAGAATATAACATCATTTTAGTACATCAGAAAAAATGAAATTATTGTCATTTCAGGTACAATATGAAataatgtaaaaatattttaatatgaaaCACTTAAAATTCATAGTTTTCTTACCCCGGTTTTTCTGGCTGattattttcagtttcattCTGCTCTGCTTCTGATGtcttttaataaaaatacaaaccttgttagagaaatatgatCATAAAGGTAATAATCAATTTTTAACCCAGACATCCTGTTAGCTGTGTTTTTGATACATTTTATACTTTGAAGCCTCTATTTAACTATTTTGTTAATTCAATTACCAGTTAACACTCAGTGAACGGTCAGTCAAATCAATACAGTACTGATTTATGAtgatctgaaaaaaaaattaaaagctgcagggatggatgaattataactatatataaaaaaataagtcCAGTGCTTTAACTTTGGTAGCTACATTGAATcttgtcagggtcagcacctaTCCGTCCGAGTTCTTTGTGTCTTCTCcgtgtttggccagcaggtgtcgctggccatcctgtccacCCCGTTGTCAGTCTTTAGCATGTTTCCCCAACTCACTTGATGGCTGCATATTTTGCTTTGAGCCTTGGTTGTGTTTTACCTGTCTTTGTTATTCcccagtgttagattctgtttccttttttctCTGTCAGTTTCATAGGTTCCCTGTTTGATCTCCCAGGTCCTTGAGttaattattagtttcacctgttaCCTGTTCTTGTGCCAGTCCTTGTGTGTTCAACCTgattgctcgttgtcctgcaccctTCCTGACTGGTTAATTGTTTCATGTCTCACTTCTCCTGTGTCATTACCCAGTGTGGTTGTGTATTTAGGTTCCTGCCTTGGTTCAGTTCCTCAGTGggtcattgcatttcatgtGTATTTCAGTTGTATTAAGTATCTTAGAAGTTACCCTGTGTTgtgttatttgtgttttgttgtctgtctgtctgtctgtctgtctgcctgcccgcctgcccCTTGTTGCCCTGACCCCTTGTAGTTAGTCTATTTTTCCCTATTTGCCTATTTCCCTattttgacccctcatggtccgttttttttttttgtagtgttCCCAGTGTTTTCGGTTCTGTTAATAAACCCATGTGTTCCTGTGAGCTGCCAGTGGATCGTCACCTCTTTTTCTCACCTACATGATGCCCCACCCCCGTGCCAGAACCACCCAAGGCCATGACAGAATCTAGTCTCTTCCCTGATAGACACTGATCCATGAAAAATGTATAATTAGTATTTTAATAGTACTTAAATGTTTCCCATAATCCAAATGTTTAGTACAGGTATCTTATATGGTTCCTAATATAAGTTTTGCGTTTGTTTTGtggaaaataattaaaatgtctcTTTAAATCCTGGTGCAATTTCAGTATCCAAAATagtttataattattaaatcatTCAGATTCAATGACAAATAAACTGTCTATTTTTCTTCCAGAATTAAACATACATGTTTTATGACGGTTTATCAAAACTGGAAATAAAACTTTTCTCATTGAGGTCATCGGCGTTTCGGACAAAGTCGCTTAGTGGTCATGTAATGAACTACATGTGTAGAAGGGCAAGAGATGCATAACAGGTAGTGTCGTTCTTAAGCTCAAGGTCAATTATATatagggtttgtgtgtgtgtaagtgaaatgtatttcagcaacatgAGCTGCACTCCACTTGTACTTTGAAAGGGAAATAAATTCATGTAATTTGCTGCTAGACAGAAGTGTTTCTCGTTGAATCACGATAACTTTGCTGTTACTAAGCAACATAAAAATTATCTTTGGTTTCTATATCCTATATTTCAATTACAGTAGGCATAGTTATTTCTTATCAATCATCTAAAATCCATATTGCAAACGTTTTAGGCTGGGTCTTTATTTCTGGTATGAAAATAATCCCCTTCTCCAGCTTCTGTATGTAAAAATTTTAAAGGCCGAATTGGAATGATCTAAATTAGCTGATcccaattttatttttataaatagcCTGAAAACCAACTGAATTACTCTTAAACAGCCAGCCCTCCATCCTCAAGAAAAATCACAGGCCTCAGTTATTGAGGACTAAGAGAATTTTAACATATTCACATACTGAACAATGTGAAATAGCAACTGTAATACTTACTTTACCCTCTTCACCTCTCAATTTATTTCCCATTCCTGTCTTTCTGAGCACAGGAAAACCAGCACCAAAACCTGTTCAAATACAGCAATTCGTAATAAGTGAGAATGCAGTTATTCATATATTAGTATTATATAGTATTTTGAATGCTACAGAAATATAAccacaaacaagaaaaaaacactAAAGAATCAATATGCTTTCTCGTACTTGGAAGTTTTATAGTGGACGGTCCAACACCTTTGACTCCCTTTTCCTTTGACTCTTCTCTGTTTCTTTCAGCTCCTCCGCCACTCGATGTATCACGTTTACCATGAGAGACTGTAGCATCATCTGTAGTCTTCTGAAagatttcatttattttggtCGACTGGGTAAACTCGTGTGAATAAATGGTCCGTGTTTTAGTCATGTAGAAGGCTATAGTGCTCTGTCTTGTGTTTTTGTACCTCTATCAGCTTTACTCCTTTGTCTGTCTTCCTCAGTGCAGGCATTCCTGGGCCCAAACCTGAAGCATAAACTGAAGGCTGTGGGAAAAACTCATCCAATAGCAAAGATGACTGACCACGGTCATTCTCATACTCACTCTTTTTActgtcatttctttgttttctttaaTGATTCCAGActcaaaatgaaaatattaaaaactaGGAAACTTAAAAATGTATGTTTAACTATTTCATACAGTGAAtctgtgtctctaaattgcccctagtgtgtgattgtggtgtgtgtgccctgtgaaggactgccATTCTCTCCCTGATATCCTTTGCCTCATGTCCTGGCTCAATGTCATGCAGTATTGAATAAgcatttggaaaatgggtggattgatcaatgcatggatggatatatgggaTATATGGATATTTTGCATAATCTCCATGAAACCAGGTTGCTCCGTTTCATATTACTCAATAGTTACCTGGCAGCATCACTCCAACAGATCCTGCTGCCCACTTTTTCGTGGCTGCTGGCTCCCTGTCATCAGGACCAAGATTTGGGGTTGGTGCCTTCATGATCATCTATAGGAATATAATTTAGTTCACAACTAAAGAATGCTGGCAATTTATAAGCTCTACAGTATAAATCAATGAATCAGTGTTTTACTTATAGGTTCTTCAGGGTGTGAGTCACTCTAATAAAGGCTGAGTTATACACTGGTATGTTGCTAGCTTGCTGTTTTTGCCATGGTCGCTGCTGTTCAtgctgttgaaaaaaaagactgtTTATGCTAGAGCTGCACGATATTGAAAAATTTCAGGTATCTggtatgtgattttttttgtgataAATATATTTTAGCTAAATTAAGCCTCCCACACTCAGCCAGCTAGTGTTTTGGTGGTGTAATTGCAGAGCAACACAGACACACCACAGACATGTAAATACCTGTCCTGAACCTTCTtctcccttctcctccactcTTCCTTCTGTTTTCTTTAGCACTGGAAACCCTGCACCAATACCTGTACAGCCAAGCAGTAAATACAAGGATGACCAATGAGAGAGCTGCTGTGTATACTTCTGTAAAATGCTGAAGTAAGATTCCTGCAGTTAATTGTATGGAAGAACAAAATCTGAAGACTTCAGTACTCTCCAAATGTACTTTACCTGGCAGTTTGAATCCCATCATCCCTGCTCCTCCCACCTTTATTCCAACTGGCTTTGTTGCTGTCTCCTCATCCAGTTTTGGTGGTGCAGAAGTGGGGCTTAAGGAAGATATATGGAGGAGAATGCGAGGGTCTTTGGGTGCGCGAGTGTGGCGATTCTTAAGAGCGATTCGGAACTTTTGTGCAGTGAAATCCAATGAGGGGGAATCCAGCTGTAAAGGAGATTCTCTCAATTTCGTATCATTAATAAAAGAACACTGTGTCCTATGCATCCTGCTTGTAACTGCTTATTCTGGATAGAGTCAGACAGATCCCAGTAAGCAAAGGGCATGAAGCACAGGACACACAGCATAGACAACATAAGGTACAACGCAAAGACACACCCTGGATAGAATGCCATACACACGGCTCACACATAATCATACACTACAGGCCATTCAGTGATGCCAGTTAAGCTAGCCACATGTCTTTGGACCCCGTGAAAACAGTACAGAGAGGGTGAACTTGCAAGCTAAACACAAAGAGCAGAAGTCTGAGAAAACAGAAACAATGGACCACCATGCTTAACTTAAAATTCAAGATTTTAATAATTCTAACAACTTCTGACATTTTCTGATCATTTTAGCAGTACAAAATTGCATGCATGATGGAATTAAAGGATCTCGGTTGTCCACATAAGAATATGTTGATTTTGCAGAGTTCTATGTGTCCCAGGGTCAATAAGGGAAGGGCTTGCCTTATtcttctttaaccaatcacagtcttcattgtatgacatcaccacatttgcaatttttttaaatcattttcaaaTGATCATTTTCATCAAGGAAACATTGCATGGCTCAACAAGCTAAGCCTATCTGCTTTTGTTTGCGAGGTTGCTGTTtgccattattattgttattattattaacattttaattattattgatattatgatgggggtggcatggtggtgcagtgcttagcactattgcctcacacctctgggacccgggttcgagtctccgcctgggtcacatgtgtgcggagtttgcatgttctccccatgtcgtcgtggggtttcctccggatactccggtttccccccacagttcaaagacatgctgaggctaattggagttactaaattgcccataggtgcgcatgtgtgagtgaatggtgtgtgagtgtgccctgcgaagggctggccccccatcctgagttgctccctgcctcgtgcccattgcttccacgataggctctggaccccccgcgacccagtagaataagccttttggaaaatggatggatggatgatattatCATCATGAAAAAATACACACCCTTACATTGCCCTACACAGTCTTTGCAGGGAAGCATATACCTATGTTTTGTTCTCTCCTTTGTTGACCCAGTGACACACTAAACTTGGCAAAATTAGGACATGCATCCACATAAAACCTACTGCTTTAGCAGTAGAACTGAACTCCAAAAAAGTGGTTAAATGTTTGGATGATAATTCTTACCTGAAGGTTAAAAACTTCTTCGTTTTCATGGGTCCTTTTctgaattcttttttttcccactcCATCCTTTGTAATCTGCTTTCTTCCCTCATTTCCATCTGTTTCTTTGTTCACGATTCTTGTTCTGCATTGTCCTGTAATTTCTGCAAACAGTTTCCCGTGTTCACTTGTTTTGTGCAATTTTGCATCACCGAATTGACTCTGAATCTCTTTTACATTTGTAAAATTTTCATCTTCTTCTAGTTTTACACCCTTTTCGATTTTCAGCTGTATTTTTGGTCTTTGTCCTTCTGTTGTGCTCCTTGTACATTCATTGATATTCCTTCTTCTCTCTGCTCCCCTTATTAGTCCTCTGTCCACAGCATAAAGAGTGTCACCATTTTGATTCCCATCATTATTTCTGGTTTCTTCTGTCTCTTCTATTGCCCATCCATCTCTAAGTGTAATGCCCACTGTTTCAACGTTTGCACTAAATCCTTCGATAAGTTCTGATTTGCAAGCTGGGGCCACATTCAAATCCATTCCATCTCCctcttccattgtttttatGTCTACATTTTCATCTGACAAATGCCCTTCATCTTTAGTTTCTCCTACTTTCAATATGGTTCGCTGTTTTTCAAGACATTCATTGTCACGTTCTTcctttttggtttccttttgttCAGCTACTTTGAACAAATCAATTACTTGAGAATTCCTCCCAAAAATATTTTCATGTGTTCGAGGTTCTTCTGTTTGTTGCAGATCTGTTTTTGTTTCATTCGTTTTGCTCATATCTAATGCTTCATGGAATATGTTGATATTCTCATAAGGTTGCTCTTCTGTAGATATATGAAGTATTTCTTGTTCTTTTACTTTATATACATTTTCTCTATGTTTCCTATCATCTCGCAATTCTGTCACTGAGATCTCtaaatttttttcttctcttatattttgtacatttaCTTCACATGCTTTAGATTCTCCAACATCTACCCAGGATGCTGCTACTTCTTCATTTATCTTACTCtcttctctccatctctcttcaTGGAGAGATAAACATCTTTCCCTTTCTCCATCCTCCCCACCGTCTTCAATCACACCTGATTCCTCAATGTTTTCTGTTACTGAaccttgatttttttcttcATCCAGCTCATCTCTCAATTTGTTCATGTCTCCTTCCTCTTCTATACTGTCTTTCTCTGTTTCAAATTGCCCCATGTTTAATGTGAAAACACCTTCTGGTAAAGTAACCTGATCATTGCTTTTCTCATATCTCTGTGTTGCATTCTTTTCCATTTCAGCAGATTCTTCCTCTCTTTGGACCTCATCTTGTCCTGCCACCTGTGTTTTTCTCATCTCTTCCTCTCCTCCTGCCATGAttgtttcatgttttatttCAGGTTCCTTCAGCAGAAGCTTTTCTTGCACTTCCACCTCTACCACTTCATTCTTTTTTGCTCCTCTATTATCCTTCTCCTCTCTTAATTGGTCTGACTTTCCATCTTTCATACTGACCTCGGCACCAGCTGACTCTTCAATGGAAGATCTTTCCTctcttcttctttctttgtattCCTCTCCCTCATAGtttatatcatccatccattctgttCTTGATATCTCTTTGGTTATTTCAGCAACTATTTTCTTTGCTTCCATGGATTCTCCAACATCCACCCAGGATGCTGCTACTTCTTCATTTATCTTACTCtcttctctccatctctcttccAGAAGGATTTCTATGTCTCTCATTCCCACAGAGgcatcatttttttctttttctgactCAGATAAACATCTTTCCCTTTCTCCATACTCTCCACCTCCTTCAATTACATCTGATTTATCTCTTTCTTCTGTTACAGATCCTTGACTTTTGTCTTCTTCATCCAACTCATCTCTCAATTTGTCCACATCTCCCTCCTCTTCCactttctctttttctcttTCTTGCACTTCTGTCTCTACCCTTTCATTCAGTTCTGCTCCTCTattctcttcctcctcttcgaCTTTGTCTAACTCTCCATCTTCCATGCTGGCCTCAACTCCAGTTGGCTCTTCTTTGTGAGATCTTTCCTCcctttctctttctttctctttgtCCACTTCTCCCTCATCCTTCCATTCTGTTCCTGATGTCACTTTGTTTTCTTTAGCTAGTTTTTCATTTGCTGCCACAGATTCTCCAACATCCACCCAGGATGCTGCTACTTCTTCATTTATCTTACTCtcttctctccatctctcttcaTGGAGGATTTCTATGTCTCTCATTACCACAGAAGCATCATTTCCTTCTTTTTCTGACTCAGATAAACATCTTTGCCTTTCTCCATCCTCTCCACCTTCTTCAATTACATCTGATTCATCTCTTTCTTCTGTTACAGATCCTTGACTTTTGTCTTCTTCATCAAACTCATCTCTCAATTTGTCCACATCTCCCTCCTCTTCCactttctctttttctcttTCTTGCACTTCTGTCTCTACCCTTTCATTCAGTTCTGCTCCTctattctcctcctcctcttcgacTTTATCTAACTCTCCATCTTCCATGCTGGCCTCAACTCCAGTTGGCTCTTCTTTGTGAGATCTTTCCTCCCTTTCTCTTTCTTTGTCCACTTCTCCCTCATCCTTCCATTCTGTTCCTGATGTCACTTTGTTTTCTTTAGCTAGTTTTTCATTTGCTGCCACAGATTCTCCAACATCCACCCAGGATGCTGCTACTTCTTCATTTATCTTACTCtcttctctccatctctcttcaTGGAGGATTTCTATGTCTCTCATTACCACAGAAGCATCATTTCCTTCTTTTTCTGACTCAGATAAACATCTTTGCCTTTCTCCATCCTCTCCACCTTCTTCAATTACATCTGATTCATCTCTTTCTTCTGTTACAGATCCTTGACTTTTGTCTTCTTCATCAAACTCATCTCTCAATTTGTCCACATCTCCCTCCTCTTCCactttctctttttctcttTCTTGCACTTCTGTCTCTACCCTTTCATTCAGTTCTGCTCCTctattctcctcctcctcttcgacTTTGTCTAACTCTCCATCTTCcatgctgacctcaactccagTTGGCTCTTCTTTGTGAGATCTTTCCTCcctttctctttctttctctttgtCCACTTCTCCCTCATCCTTCCATTCTGTTCCTGATGTCACTTTGTTTTCTTTAGCTAGTTTTTCATTTGCTGCCACAGATTCTCCAACATCCACCCAGGATGCTGCTACTTCTTCATTTATCTTACTCtcttctctccatctctcttcaTGGAGGATTTCTATGTCTCTCATTCCCACAGAAGCATCATTTCCTTCTTTTTCTGACTCAGATAAACATCTTTGCCTTTCTCCATCCTCTCCACCTTCTTCAATTACATCTGATTCATCTCTTTCTTCTGTTACAGATCCTTGACTtatgtcttcttcatccaaCTCATCTCTCAATTTGTCCACATCTCCCTCCTCTTCCactttctctttttctcttttttgcacTTCTGTCTCTACCCATTCTTTCAGTTCTGCTCCTctattctcctcctcctctttgaCTTTGTCTAACTCTCCATCTTCcatgctgacctcaactccagTTGGCTCTTCTTTGGGAGATCTTTCCTCcctttctctttctttctctttgtCCACTTCTCCCTCATCCTTCCATTCTGTTCCTGATGTCACTCTGTTTTCTTTAGCTAGTTTTTCGTTTGCTGCCACAGATTCTCCAACATCCACCCAGGATGCTGCTACTTCTTCATTTATCTTACTCtcttctctccatctctctttcTGGAGGATTTCTATGTCTCTCATTCCCACAGAAGCATCATTTCCTTCTTTTTCTGACTCAGATAAACATCTTTGCCTTTCTCCATCCTCTCCACCTTCTTCAATTACATCTGATTCATCTCTTTCTTCTGTTACAGATCCTTGACTTTTGTCTTCTTCATCAAACTCATCTCTCAATTTGTCCACATCTCCCTCCTCTTCCactttctctttttctcttTCTTGCACTTCTGTCTCTACCCTTTCATTCAATTCTGCTCCTctat
The sequence above is a segment of the Brienomyrus brachyistius isolate T26 chromosome 5, BBRACH_0.4, whole genome shotgun sequence genome. Coding sequences within it:
- the si:ch211-136m16.8 gene encoding titin homolog isoform X10; amino-acid sequence: MDSQSTFLSRIGQVFWEILGYVTSAVQRYLTPAPPNTGNDDTHISPEARVCEERNSDKEEEDNYLREETKRDSKCWSHVDTADERVVNLMQREILLSNQQEANDGQDKADITQDKMKLAVEVEDTYIFANEQENKKQDDKTTEDESHKSVDQRTEKKIESVEEAAFRLPGDEYPFREEDESKWERKKERKNARKYEDLIQSNEVNIFRGHTEERDVTEKVKGESGVKEVVMIREDMMGRSNGKTEAVAGETPFGVDEFLLSDTIDTLEIEPADGVEAGSTGQGSNEENERCTEESMGIVSITKTSMGVLERGSKGEEMRGKWQGVQKSQRLEKKTNSHKKELAGADERDMSYLYELGEEDRKEDESTVGKNGEECARIQPVQKEKVDNRKKEEKSYEEKQEAKIEGECGSGIYEIFETASKEVDVSMENRESDKVGQEEEKREVEQNETAEMGVQERLQVMETEIILETVMAGEGRDESRKTQMAGQDEVQRVEEYADVNKNVTQRNEESKDGEISPESVLTLNMGQYKRTKERVEEEGDVNKLRDELDEEDKSQGSITEDRDESNVTEESGGNGGRERCVFELEKEGNNIYEGMRDIKILHEERWREKSKINEEVAASWVDVGESVAANEKLAKENKVTSGTEWKDEGEVDKEKEREREERSPKEEPTGVEASMEDGELDKVEEEEENRGAELNERVETEVQEREKEKVEEEGDVDKLRDEFDEEDKSQGSVTEERDESDVIEEGGEDGERQRCLSESEKEGNDASVVMRDIEILHEERWREESKINEEVAASWVDVGESVAANEKLAKENKVTSGTEWKDEGEVDKEREREERSHKEEPTGVEASMEDGELDKVEEEEENRGAELNERVETEVQEREKEKVEEEGDVDKLRDEFDEEDKSQGSVTEERDESDVIEEGGEDGERQRCLSESEKEGNDASVGMRDIEILHEERWREESKINEEVAASWVDVGESVAANEKLAKENKVTSGTEWKDEGEVDKEKEREREERSPKEEPTGVEASMEDGELDKVEEEEENRGAELNERVETEVQEREKEKVEEEGDVDKLRDEFDEEDKSQGSVTEERDESDVIEEGGEDGERQRCLSESEKEGNDASVGMRDIEILQKERWREESKINEEVAASWVDVGESVAANEKLAKENRVTSGTEWKDEGEVDKEKEREREERSPKEEPTGVEVSMEDGELDKVKEEEENRGAELKEWVETEVQKREKEKVEEEGDVDKLRDELDEEDISQGSVTEERDESDVIEEGGEDGERQRCLSESEKEGNDASVGMRDIEILHEERWREESKINEEVAASWVDVGESVAANEKLAKENKVTSGTEWKDEGEVDKEKEREREERSHKEEPTGVEVSMEDGELDKVEEEEENRGAELNERVETEVQEREKEKVEEEGDVDKLRDEFDEEDKSQGSVTEERDESDVIEEGGEDGERQRCLSESEKEGNDASVVMRDIEILHEERWREESKINEEVAASWVDVGESVAANEKLAKENKVTSGTEWKDEGEVDKEREREERSHKEEPTGVEASMEDGELDKVEEEEENRGAELNERVETEVQEREKEKVEEEGDVDKLRDEFDEEDKSQGSVTEERDESDVIEEGGEDGERQRCLSESEKEGNDASVVMRDIEILHEERWREESKINEEVAASWVDVGESVAANEKLAKENKVTSGTEWKDEGEVDKEKEREREERSHKEEPTGVEASMEDGELDKVEEEEENRGAELNERVETEVQEREKEKVEEEGDVDKLRDELDEEDKSQGSVTEERDKSDVIEGGGEYGERERCLSESEKEKNDASVGMRDIEILLEERWREESKINEEVAASWVDVGESMEAKKIVAEITKEISRTEWMDDINYEGEEYKERRREERSSIEESAGAEVSMKDGKSDQLREEKDNRGAKKNEVVEVEVQEKLLLKEPEIKHETIMAGGEEEMRKTQVAGQDEVQREEESAEMEKNATQRYEKSNDQVTLPEGVFTLNMGQFETEKDSIEEEGDMNKLRDELDEEKNQGSVTENIEESGVIEDGGEDGERERCLSLHEERWREESKINEEVAASWVDVGESKACEVNVQNIREEKNLEISVTELRDDRKHRENVYKVKEQEILHISTEEQPYENINIFHEALDMSKTNETKTDLQQTEEPRTHENIFGRNSQVIDLFKVAEQKETKKEERDNECLEKQRTILKVGETKDEGHLSDENVDIKTMEEGDGMDLNVAPACKSELIEGFSANVETVGITLRDGWAIEETEETRNNDGNQNGDTLYAVDRGLIRGAERRRNINECTRSTTEGQRPKIQLKIEKGVKLEEDENFTNVKEIQSQFGDAKLHKTSEHGKLFAEITGQCRTRIVNKETDGNEGRKQITKDGVGKKRIQKRTHENEEVFNLQLDSPSLDFTAQKFRIALKNRHTRAPKDPRILLHISSLSPTSAPPKLDEETATKPVGIKVGGAGMMGFKLPGIGAGFPVLKKTEGRVEEKGEEGSGQMIMKAPTPNLGPDDREPAATKKWAAGSVGVMLPGLGPGMPALRKTDKGVKLIEKTTDDATVSHGKRDTSSGGGAERNREESKEKGVKGVGPSTIKLPSFGAGFPVLRKTGMGNKLRGEEGKTSEAEQNETENNQPEKPGSDSPMLVSELKKRFMKTERK